In Polynucleobacter sp. es-EL-1, the following are encoded in one genomic region:
- a CDS encoding YqgE/AlgH family protein: MSFSADHLANQFLIAMPGMADPNFAGTVIYLFEHTDRGAMGLVVNRPTEVDLASLFDKIEIKLESTPLSTQPVYFGGPVQVERGFVLHEPNTGSLYRSSLAVPGGLTMTTSKDVLEAVAIGNGPRKFLMTLGYAGWSAGQLEEEISLNGWMNVPLSRQQMTEIIFDTPVSQRYERTMSHLGFDPSHLSSEAGHA; the protein is encoded by the coding sequence ATTTCTTTTTCAGCTGACCATCTTGCCAATCAATTCTTGATTGCCATGCCAGGAATGGCTGATCCCAATTTTGCGGGTACTGTCATTTATCTGTTTGAGCATACTGATCGTGGTGCAATGGGTCTGGTAGTCAATCGCCCCACTGAGGTGGATTTAGCTTCGCTTTTTGACAAGATCGAAATCAAACTAGAAAGTACACCTTTATCAACTCAACCAGTGTATTTCGGTGGCCCGGTGCAGGTAGAGCGAGGATTTGTATTGCATGAACCTAATACTGGCAGTCTCTATAGATCTTCTTTGGCAGTTCCTGGTGGCTTGACCATGACAACCTCTAAGGATGTCTTGGAGGCAGTTGCCATAGGGAATGGGCCAAGAAAATTTTTAATGACTTTGGGTTATGCAGGTTGGAGTGCTGGCCAACTTGAGGAGGAAATCAGCCTCAATGGTTGGATGAACGTTCCTTTGTCTCGTCAGCAAATGACGGAGATTATTTTCGATACCCCTGTAAGTCAACGCTATGAACGTACGATGAGTCATTTGGGCTTTGATCCCAGCCATTTGTCTAGCGAGGCTGGACATGCCTGA
- the ruvX gene encoding Holliday junction resolvase RuvX produces the protein MPEEGKRQDLTVMAFDYGTRRIGVAIGNTLSKSGQALKIIEESSEDMRFRAIELLLKEWQPNQLVVGLPCHPDGTEHEMSAKARRFGNQLHGRFGLPVDWVDERYSSAILESDSKMRDNLDAESAALILEQYFLEKNWIS, from the coding sequence ATGCCTGAGGAAGGGAAGCGTCAAGACCTGACGGTGATGGCTTTTGACTATGGCACACGTCGGATTGGCGTAGCGATTGGCAATACCTTGAGCAAATCCGGACAGGCATTAAAGATCATTGAGGAATCATCTGAGGATATGCGCTTTCGAGCAATTGAACTATTACTGAAGGAGTGGCAACCAAATCAGCTGGTGGTGGGCTTACCATGTCACCCCGACGGTACTGAACATGAAATGAGCGCCAAAGCGCGCCGCTTTGGAAATCAGCTACACGGTCGCTTTGGATTACCAGTCGATTGGGTGGACGAGCGCTATAGCTCGGCAATTTTAGAGTCTGATTCCAAGATGCGGGACAATTTGGATGCCGAATCGGCAGCCCTGATTTTGGAGCAGTATTTTCTTGAAAAGAATTGGATAAGTTGA
- the pyrR gene encoding bifunctional pyr operon transcriptional regulator/uracil phosphoribosyltransferase PyrR produces the protein MNAEQSYLKLLETLSQRKKAGDSFELAGLAMGGAWIAERLAKDLNLSHYGAINVAFHRDDYAEKGMTALRTASTMPTHLPFEVNGTSIILIDDVLLTGRTVRAALNELFDFGRPAKVELMVLADRDNRELPIAADFVGERVTIPDNQILVLEKDGAGKFSFQLEGRAE, from the coding sequence ATGAATGCAGAGCAGTCCTATCTGAAATTACTAGAGACTTTGAGTCAGCGAAAAAAGGCCGGTGACTCATTTGAGCTGGCTGGTCTTGCAATGGGTGGTGCTTGGATCGCAGAACGCTTGGCAAAGGATCTCAATTTATCTCACTATGGCGCCATTAATGTGGCCTTTCATCGCGATGATTATGCTGAGAAAGGTATGACAGCGCTTCGTACTGCCAGTACCATGCCTACCCATCTTCCTTTTGAAGTCAATGGCACAAGCATCATTTTGATCGACGATGTTTTGCTGACTGGTCGTACAGTTCGTGCGGCACTCAATGAGTTATTTGATTTTGGTAGGCCGGCAAAGGTGGAGTTAATGGTCTTAGCTGATCGTGATAATCGAGAATTGCCCATAGCGGCTGACTTTGTGGGAGAGCGAGTGACTATTCCTGATAATCAAATTTTAGTTCTAGAAAAAGATGGTGCTGGCAAGTTCAGCTTCCAGTTAGAGGGGCGTGCAGAATGA
- a CDS encoding aspartate carbamoyltransferase catalytic subunit produces MSGINNSVITPVNQFNAAGELTHLLTLEGLPKEHILHILDTAQQFVSITDPAREVKKVPLLRGKSVFNLFFENSTRTRTTFEIAAKRLSADVINLDISTSSTAKGESLLDTIDNLVAMQADIFVVRHSVSRAPIEIAQHVPPHVHVVNAGDGSHQHPTQGLLDMYTMRHFKKDFSGLKVAIIGDIVHSRVAKSNICALRTLGCTDIRAIGPESLLPNDLDMQGVKVFHSMEEGLKGVDVVMTLRIQKERMEIGQVPEGDAFFKQYGLTPARLALAKSDAIVMHPGPMNRGVEIDSVVADGPQSVILNQVTFGIAVRMAVMSIVAGN; encoded by the coding sequence ATGAGTGGCATTAATAATTCAGTGATTACTCCGGTAAATCAATTTAATGCCGCTGGTGAGTTAACCCACTTATTGACTTTAGAGGGTTTGCCAAAAGAGCACATTCTTCACATTCTCGATACTGCTCAGCAATTTGTGAGCATTACTGATCCTGCTAGAGAGGTAAAAAAAGTGCCGCTCCTGCGGGGTAAAAGTGTTTTCAATCTCTTTTTTGAAAACTCGACCCGTACACGTACCACTTTTGAAATTGCAGCCAAGCGTTTGTCCGCAGATGTTATCAATTTAGATATTTCAACTTCCTCAACCGCAAAGGGTGAGAGCTTATTAGATACGATTGATAACTTAGTAGCTATGCAGGCTGATATTTTTGTAGTGCGCCATAGCGTCTCTCGAGCACCCATTGAAATTGCGCAGCATGTCCCACCGCATGTGCATGTGGTTAATGCTGGTGATGGTAGTCATCAGCATCCCACCCAGGGCTTGCTCGATATGTATACGATGCGCCACTTTAAAAAAGACTTTAGCGGACTCAAGGTGGCGATCATCGGTGACATTGTCCATAGTCGTGTTGCTAAATCGAATATTTGCGCCTTAAGAACTTTGGGTTGCACAGATATAAGAGCGATTGGCCCAGAAAGCCTTTTGCCAAATGACCTAGACATGCAGGGTGTAAAGGTTTTCCACAGCATGGAAGAAGGTCTCAAAGGTGTTGATGTAGTAATGACTCTACGGATCCAGAAAGAGCGCATGGAAATAGGGCAGGTGCCAGAAGGCGACGCCTTTTTTAAGCAGTATGGCTTAACGCCCGCGCGTTTAGCCTTGGCAAAGTCCGATGCCATTGTGATGCATCCAGGCCCTATGAATAGAGGCGTAGAAATTGATTCAGTAGTGGCTGATGGTCCTCAGTCTGTCATTCTGAATCAGGTGACTTTTGGTATTGCAGTGCGTATGGCGGTCATGTCTATTGTTGCGGGTAATTGA
- a CDS encoding DUF6492 family protein — translation MKDFVLYCKSYSRDFLRLKRLLESVNQFNIDCLDFYISTPKSEKELLENVLGKRGYVWVADEEIVVANPKADFAKYQVMPGGLSQQIIKSEFWRLGFAENYLCLDSDCVFIRNFYKADFLTSDGVPYTVLHQNKELFQIATNRGQEKVERDLRMEAERVKAVFDRKGPNFYCAPAPFIWSAKVWKSLDEQYLQAKGICLWELISPDLPETLIYGEALLKYRAIPLIAIEPLFRTYHYDWQYFLMKRLGETRAKLVQNYLGIIYQSAWESELTLGQSQKPLASQLLKRLKRFGRYLQSFI, via the coding sequence TTGAAAGACTTCGTTCTCTATTGCAAATCGTATTCTAGAGATTTTCTGCGCCTAAAGCGCCTGCTAGAGTCTGTAAATCAATTCAATATTGATTGCCTAGATTTTTACATCTCCACCCCAAAATCAGAGAAAGAATTGCTAGAAAACGTTCTTGGTAAGAGGGGTTACGTCTGGGTGGCAGACGAGGAAATTGTTGTTGCAAATCCTAAGGCGGATTTTGCAAAATACCAAGTAATGCCTGGCGGTCTTTCGCAGCAAATTATTAAGTCTGAATTTTGGCGGCTCGGATTTGCAGAAAACTATTTGTGCCTTGATTCTGATTGCGTCTTCATCCGCAATTTTTATAAAGCAGATTTTCTGACAAGTGATGGCGTGCCTTACACAGTACTTCATCAAAACAAGGAACTCTTCCAAATTGCAACTAACCGTGGCCAAGAGAAGGTGGAGAGAGATCTTCGCATGGAGGCGGAGCGTGTCAAAGCGGTGTTTGATCGAAAGGGCCCTAACTTTTATTGCGCGCCAGCCCCATTCATTTGGTCTGCAAAGGTATGGAAATCTCTGGACGAGCAATACTTGCAAGCAAAAGGCATTTGCTTATGGGAATTGATTAGCCCGGATCTGCCTGAGACCTTAATTTATGGTGAAGCATTACTTAAATACCGCGCTATTCCCCTAATTGCGATTGAGCCACTATTCCGAACCTATCACTATGACTGGCAATATTTTCTAATGAAGCGTTTAGGTGAAACGCGGGCCAAGCTTGTGCAAAATTATCTCGGGATCATTTACCAGTCGGCCTGGGAGTCAGAGCTAACGCTTGGACAATCCCAAAAGCCTCTTGCGTCACAGCTACTAAAGCGCCTCAAGCGATTTGGTCGCTATTTACAAAGCTTTATCTAA
- a CDS encoding glycosyltransferase family 2 protein: MTKPVVSVLMPAFNVEAYIAAAIESILNQTFVNFEFIVLDDGSSDGTAEIIDSYVDTRMKKVFLPKNKGLVSARNALVEMAQGEYIAFLDSDDIAEPKRLELQLQYLQSHCLDLCGTDHWVLHQATGKIKRSKQRHSDADIRAMISVCSPLCNPSVMGRAEVFKKTPYLPGNDGAEDYVMWVNLALDGCKFGNVPQNLITYRVHAHQISQVQNSKVNTIFDERRAMYLNTLGIDRCLIPRRLHWLERLKIGGQFLMELNQKIPGISVAANYQIYSRYQFRGNGIFTPLTRLERLMMAAIASIFG, from the coding sequence ATGACAAAACCAGTAGTTAGCGTTCTGATGCCCGCTTTCAATGTTGAGGCATACATTGCCGCCGCTATTGAAAGCATCTTAAATCAGACTTTTGTTAATTTTGAGTTCATTGTTCTTGATGACGGCTCTAGCGATGGCACTGCCGAGATTATTGACTCTTATGTTGATACTCGTATGAAAAAAGTATTTCTTCCCAAAAATAAAGGTTTGGTCAGCGCTAGAAATGCCTTGGTGGAGATGGCGCAAGGTGAATACATTGCCTTTTTGGATTCGGATGATATTGCTGAACCCAAGAGATTAGAGCTTCAGCTTCAATATTTGCAATCTCATTGCCTAGATCTGTGTGGCACAGATCATTGGGTGCTTCATCAAGCCACTGGCAAAATTAAGCGCTCCAAACAACGTCATTCGGACGCGGATATTCGCGCCATGATTTCTGTATGTAGCCCCCTCTGCAATCCATCTGTGATGGGTCGAGCTGAGGTTTTCAAAAAGACTCCCTATTTACCTGGTAATGATGGTGCGGAAGATTATGTGATGTGGGTTAATTTGGCACTAGATGGATGTAAGTTTGGAAATGTACCTCAAAATTTAATCACTTACCGCGTACATGCACATCAAATTAGCCAGGTTCAAAACTCCAAAGTAAATACTATTTTTGATGAGCGAAGAGCCATGTATCTCAATACTTTAGGAATTGATCGTTGCTTGATTCCTAGAAGATTGCATTGGTTGGAAAGGTTAAAAATTGGCGGTCAATTTTTAATGGAATTGAATCAAAAGATTCCTGGCATTTCAGTGGCAGCCAATTATCAAATATATTCTCGGTATCAGTTTCGGGGTAATGGTATTTTTACGCCCCTGACCCGTTTAGAGCGCTTAATGATGGCTGCTATTGCTTCAATTTTTGGGTAA